In one window of Carassius auratus strain Wakin chromosome 28, ASM336829v1, whole genome shotgun sequence DNA:
- the LOC113046910 gene encoding gap junction gamma-1 protein-like, translating to MSWSFLTRLLEEIQHHSTSVGKLWLTALVVFRIVLTVVGGESIYYDEQSKFVCNSGQPGCENVCYDAFAPLSHVRFWVFQIILSAMPSLLYMGYAANKISHNEELRGGAGAGAPAVRNSVGDGYTQRRPRKMYFGARQHRPGHEDGEEEREDDPMIYEVPEIDNTRRELVPPRPKPKVRHDGRRRIRDDGLMRVYVLQLLTRSALEAGFLAGQYLLYGFRVEPIFVCSDKPCPHHVDCFISRPTEKTIFLRIMYGVSCICLLLNLWEMIHLGVGTIRDALRKRTESATDDEYQLSLLAAGGVSVGVGGPSLSEGEPGGGVGGGVREADYVGYPFSWNTPSAPPGYNIVVKPETMPYTDLSNAKMACKQNRANIAQEEQQQYGSNEDNFPSAGEARPPPINKDVIQLEAAIQAYTLQHNASNNHDEMNDTNDIDEKPQSNITTAPQKERKQRSKHGKSGSAGSTSSSKSGEGKPSVWI from the coding sequence ATGAGCTGGAGCTTCCTGACACGTCTGCTGGAGGAGATCCAGCACCACTCCACGTCGGTGGGGAAACTCTGGCTCACTGCGCTAGTTGTCTTCCGCATCGTGCTGACTGTGGTGGGCGGCGAGTCCATATACTACGATGAGCAGAGCAAGTTTGTCTGCAACTCGGGCCAGCCGGGATGTGAGAATGTCTGCTACGATGCCTTTGCGCCGCTTTCGCACGTGCGATTCTGGGTCTTTCAGATCATCCTGTCCGCCATGCCCTCTCTGCTCTATATGGGCTACGCAGCCAATAAGATCTCCCACAACGAGGAATTGAGGGGCGGTGCGGGGGCCGGGGCCCCAGCCGTAAGAAACTCAGTAGGGGACGGATACACTCAGCGCAGACCGAGAAAGATGTACTTTGGTGCACGGCAGCATCGGCCAGGACATGAGGATGGGGAAGAGGAACGCGAGGATGACCCCATGATCTATGAAGTGCCTGAGATAGACAACACGCGTCGTGAGCTGGTGCCACCACGTCCCAAACCCAAAGTGCGCCACGATGGGCGCCGGCGAATACGAGACGATGGTCTGATGCGAGTGTATGTGTTACAGCTGCTGACACGCTCCGCACTGGAGGCAGGCTTTCTGGCGGGACAGTACCTGTTATACGGCTTTCGAGTGGAACCAATCTTTGTGTGCTCAGATAAACCCTGTCCACACCACGTGGACTGCTTCATCTCACGCCCCACTGAAAAAACCATCTTCCTCCGAATTATGTACGGCGTCAGCTGCATTTGCCTGCTACTAAACCTGTGGGAAATGATTCACCTCGGAGTAGGAACTATCCGGGATGCACTGCGCAAACGAACTGAATCAGCCACCGATGATGAGTACCAGCTTAGCTTGCTTGCAGCCGGGGGCGTGTCTGTCGGAGTAGGTGGGCCTTCACTCAGCGAAGGGGAACCAGGAGGCGGAGTTGGGGGCGGTGTTCGAGAAGCAGACTATGTTGGTTATCCCTTCTCCTGGAACACTCCTTCTGCACCACCAGGGTATAACATCGTAGTGAAGCCTGAGACGATGCCGTACACAGACCTGAGCAACGCCAAGATGGCTTGCAAGCAAAACCGTGCCAACATCGCCCAGGAAGAGCAGCAGCAGTACGGCTCCAATGAAGACAACTTCCCATCTGCAGGTGAGGCGAGACCGCCTCCCATCAACAAAGATGTGATACAATTAGAGGCAGCGATTCAAGCTTATACCTTGCAGCACAATGCTAGCAATAACCACGATGAGATGAATGACACCAATGACATCGATGAGAAGCCTCAGAGCAACATCACCACTGCACCTCAGAAGGAGCGAAAGCAACGGTCTAAGCATGGAAAATCTGGGAGTGCTGGGAGCACCAGCAGCAGCAAGTCCGGAGAAGGCAAACCATCTGTCTGGATCTGA